In Kitasatospora gansuensis, a genomic segment contains:
- a CDS encoding SagB/ThcOx family dehydrogenase: MTVTEQLHPDLTAEGGTPRTLLRLRPEVEVTAQGDDLELSHPWGRQRVHALGAETVQRLAALTRTHLDVDELADGGRLFHLLSRFPYLVTTTIADPLGEPMATAVPIARAAGLPGLVRAPASVVLSRFAYLRRLPEEHAGACVLESPMAPFRLTLHQPAAGAFVAAVTASRSVAEAAMLAGISGPAGQALAGLLAGAGFLDDGATGEPPLWDFHDLLFHARSRPGRHDYPSGGVFAHTDIAQLPAIPGLGAREDGTGIDLPVPDWDEVLARDPVLSEVLEGRRSVRTYAETPVTLAQLGELLYRVARVRRIVPGDPSDPHGYDIVDRPYPAGGATGELEVYLSVVRCDGLVPGVYRYDAAAHRLRPRPFAGAADEAAFRELMTAAWRATGCSVDPQVLLTVTSRFGRLSWKYSQIAYALTLKHVGVVYQTLYLVATAMGLAPCGLGSGDTDAAARALGLDWTAESSVGEFLIGSRPADVPRTAHGFNDIVASTRGA; encoded by the coding sequence ATGACCGTGACCGAACAGCTGCACCCCGACCTCACCGCCGAGGGCGGGACGCCGCGCACGCTGCTGCGGCTGCGCCCGGAGGTGGAGGTCACCGCGCAGGGCGACGACCTGGAGCTCAGCCACCCGTGGGGCCGGCAGCGCGTGCACGCGCTCGGCGCCGAAACCGTCCAGCGGCTCGCCGCACTGACCCGGACCCATCTCGACGTCGACGAACTCGCCGACGGTGGCAGGCTGTTCCACCTGCTGAGCCGGTTCCCGTACCTGGTCACCACGACCATCGCCGACCCGCTCGGCGAGCCGATGGCCACCGCCGTGCCGATCGCCCGGGCGGCCGGCCTGCCGGGCCTGGTCCGGGCACCCGCCTCGGTGGTGCTGTCCCGCTTCGCCTACCTGCGCCGACTGCCGGAGGAGCACGCCGGGGCGTGCGTGCTGGAGTCGCCGATGGCGCCGTTCCGGCTGACCCTGCATCAGCCGGCGGCGGGGGCCTTCGTCGCGGCGGTGACCGCCTCCCGTTCGGTGGCCGAGGCGGCCATGCTGGCCGGGATCAGCGGGCCGGCCGGGCAGGCGCTGGCCGGACTGCTGGCCGGGGCCGGATTCCTGGACGACGGCGCGACCGGCGAGCCGCCGCTCTGGGACTTCCACGACCTGCTGTTCCACGCCCGCAGCCGCCCGGGCCGGCACGACTACCCGAGCGGGGGCGTCTTCGCCCACACCGACATCGCCCAACTGCCCGCGATCCCGGGTCTGGGGGCCCGGGAGGACGGCACCGGGATCGACCTGCCGGTCCCGGACTGGGACGAGGTGCTGGCCCGTGACCCGGTCCTCAGCGAGGTGCTCGAGGGCCGCCGCTCGGTCCGTACGTACGCCGAAACCCCGGTCACCCTGGCCCAGTTGGGCGAACTGCTGTACCGGGTGGCCCGGGTCCGCCGGATCGTGCCGGGCGACCCGTCCGACCCGCACGGCTACGACATCGTGGACCGCCCCTACCCGGCCGGCGGCGCGACCGGCGAACTGGAGGTCTACCTCTCGGTGGTCCGCTGCGACGGCCTGGTGCCGGGCGTCTACCGCTACGACGCGGCGGCCCACCGCCTGCGACCCCGGCCGTTCGCCGGCGCGGCGGACGAGGCGGCGTTCCGCGAACTGATGACGGCGGCCTGGCGGGCCACCGGCTGCTCGGTGGACCCACAGGTGCTGCTCACCGTCACCTCCCGGTTCGGGCGGCTGTCCTGGAAGTACAGCCAGATCGCGTACGCGCTGACGCTCAAGCACGTCGGCGTGGTCTACCAGACGCTGTACCTGGTGGCGACCGCGATGGGTCTGGCGCCGTGCGGCCTCGGCTCGGGCGACACCGACGCGGCGGCCCGGGCCCTCGGCCTGGACTGGACGGCGGAGTCCTCGGTCGGCGAATTCCTGATCGGCAGCCGCCCGGCCGACGTCCCGCGCACCGCCCACGGCTTCAACGACATCGTGGCGTCCACCCGGGGGGCTTAA
- a CDS encoding LuxR C-terminal-related transcriptional regulator, translated as MFRTSGDGALTESQPMGLDPFGEAVYRTMLLHPELDTQGIADRLEAREPEVRAALDHLADLALTRPTGAEDRWRAVNPELGLATLLARQEAEAARRQQEIERSRAAMAGLIAEYASVRAPSTQSGVELIVDLGEVRGRLIQLASDAAVEVLALAPGGPQPLQVMEASRALDQETLERGVRMRTIYQDSVRNDPATVQYARWLHGLGGAVRTTPTLPLRMILVDNATAIVPIDPEDPRKGAVLLHSPGVIAALRALFEQLWDQARTLGETVQRDPHGLTAQERELLRLLAEGLTDERAGQRLGVSLRTVRRMMADLMVRVDARSRFQAGIQVAALGWLGETTAR; from the coding sequence GTGTTCCGCACTTCTGGTGACGGGGCGTTGACCGAGTCGCAGCCGATGGGTCTCGACCCGTTCGGCGAGGCGGTCTACCGGACGATGCTGCTCCACCCCGAGTTGGACACCCAGGGCATCGCCGACCGGCTGGAGGCGCGCGAGCCCGAGGTCAGGGCGGCGCTCGACCATCTGGCCGACCTGGCGCTCACCCGGCCCACCGGGGCCGAGGACCGCTGGCGCGCCGTCAATCCCGAACTCGGGCTGGCGACGCTGCTCGCCCGGCAGGAGGCCGAGGCGGCCCGCCGCCAGCAGGAGATCGAGCGCAGCCGCGCCGCGATGGCCGGGCTGATCGCCGAGTACGCGAGCGTACGGGCCCCCAGCACCCAGTCGGGGGTCGAGCTGATCGTCGACCTCGGCGAGGTCCGCGGCCGGCTGATCCAGCTCGCCTCCGACGCCGCCGTCGAGGTGCTCGCGCTCGCCCCCGGCGGCCCGCAGCCGTTACAGGTGATGGAGGCCAGCCGCGCGCTGGACCAGGAGACCCTGGAGCGCGGCGTCCGGATGCGCACCATCTACCAGGACAGCGTCCGCAACGACCCCGCCACCGTGCAGTACGCCCGCTGGCTGCACGGTCTGGGCGGTGCCGTCCGTACGACGCCCACGCTGCCGCTGCGGATGATCCTGGTCGACAACGCCACCGCGATCGTCCCGATCGACCCGGAGGATCCGCGCAAGGGCGCCGTGCTGCTGCACAGCCCCGGCGTGATCGCCGCGCTGCGGGCCCTCTTCGAGCAACTCTGGGACCAGGCCCGCACCTTGGGCGAGACCGTGCAGCGCGACCCGCACGGGCTCACCGCGCAGGAGCGGGAGCTGCTCCGGCTGCTCGCCGAGGGTCTCACCGACGAGCGGGCCGGTCAGCGGCTCGGCGTCTCGCTGCGCACCGTCCGCCGGATGATGGCCGACCTGATGGTGCGGGTGGACGCCCGCAGCCGCTTCCAGGCCGGCATCCAGGTGGCCGCGCTCGGCTGGCTCGGCGAGACCACCGCGCGCTGA
- a CDS encoding response regulator transcription factor gives MITLLDHPPYRSAPATTAGTPTVSVLLADGHHLFRSGLGALLDRETDIAVVAESTTAEEAAAEAARTRPTVAVLDPDLPGPGGPATAALIRDHAPATAVLLLIAVPRSTDLQRAVADGVAGVLLKDVPPGALISAVRELARGGRVYDPRLVADVVRPAAMPLTPRELTVLGHVAEGATINEVAAALSLSPGTVRNYVSAAIAKTHGRNRCDAIRIAREHGWL, from the coding sequence ATGATCACCCTCCTGGACCACCCCCCGTACCGTTCGGCCCCGGCCACCACCGCCGGGACCCCCACCGTGAGCGTCCTGCTCGCCGACGGACACCACCTGTTCCGTTCGGGGCTCGGCGCCCTGCTCGACCGGGAGACCGACATCGCCGTGGTCGCCGAGTCGACCACCGCCGAGGAGGCCGCCGCCGAGGCCGCCCGGACCAGGCCGACCGTCGCCGTCCTCGACCCGGATCTGCCCGGACCCGGCGGACCCGCCACCGCCGCCCTGATCCGCGACCACGCACCGGCCACCGCCGTGCTGCTGCTGATCGCGGTGCCACGCTCCACCGACCTGCAGCGTGCGGTCGCCGACGGTGTCGCCGGGGTGCTGCTCAAGGACGTGCCGCCGGGCGCGCTGATCTCGGCGGTCCGCGAACTCGCCCGGGGCGGACGGGTGTACGACCCCCGGCTGGTGGCAGACGTGGTGCGGCCCGCCGCGATGCCGCTCACCCCGCGCGAGCTCACGGTGCTCGGCCACGTGGCCGAGGGGGCGACCATCAACGAGGTCGCGGCCGCGCTCTCGCTCTCTCCCGGCACGGTGCGCAACTACGTCTCGGCCGCGATCGCCAAGACCCACGGGCGGAACCGCTGCGACGCGATCCGGATCGCCCGCGAACACGGGTGGCTCTGA
- a CDS encoding SPFH domain-containing protein yields the protein MSVVTIGIGVLVAVLLLIGLGTLLLFGRLFRKVVQGEALIINRPKSVDVTFTGALVVPMMHRAEVMDISVKTIEISRTGREGMICQDNIRADIQITFFVRVNKTVEDVIKVAQAIGTDRASHQETLQTLFSAKFAEALRTVGKQLDFTDLYTKREEFRDRIIAAIGTDLNGYHLDDAAIDHLEQTPMVQLDPANVLDAQGIRKITELTALEHIRTNDFQRNEEMEITRQNVDAREAVLELERRRAEAEIRQRKGIETLRAQEEAATAQVQEEERLRAHGALLRTEELLGVQRENQQREIAVAEKNRERVIAVETERIEKDRLLEVVNREREVELSRAEMDRQVEVERRGVAEVVRERVAVDRTVAEQEEEIKRVRVVQEAERTRQAVIITAEAEAQERLVKDIKGAEAAEQAAHFRAREQLVLAEAGQKSAQLDAAAAALTAEGERARAGAAGLAQAEVAERQALAEAAGIRARLEGEAEGLKQKAAAIEKVGLAEAAVTESKALAEAVGIRERLLGEAAGLKEKAVAMAALDEVSRAHEEFRLRLAADKEIRLAALEVQQKVAEAQAAVLAAGLESADIDIVGGDSVFLERLVGAVSFGKGIDGVVRSSETVQTLGAEWLGGDRSFGADATEVLGSLAAGGPWNLAMLLKLLGTNGVDATVPIAPVPAATVQSANGSAK from the coding sequence ATGTCTGTTGTCACCATCGGTATCGGCGTGCTCGTCGCCGTCCTGCTACTCATCGGCCTGGGCACTCTGCTGCTCTTCGGCCGGCTGTTCCGGAAGGTGGTCCAGGGGGAGGCGCTGATCATCAACCGCCCCAAGTCGGTCGATGTCACCTTCACCGGCGCCCTGGTGGTCCCGATGATGCACCGGGCGGAGGTGATGGACATCTCGGTGAAGACCATCGAGATCTCCCGCACCGGCCGGGAGGGCATGATCTGCCAGGACAACATCCGGGCCGACATCCAGATCACCTTCTTCGTCCGGGTCAACAAGACCGTCGAGGACGTCATCAAGGTCGCGCAGGCGATCGGCACCGACCGGGCCAGCCACCAGGAGACCCTGCAGACGCTGTTCAGCGCGAAGTTCGCCGAGGCGCTGCGCACCGTCGGCAAGCAGCTCGACTTCACCGATCTCTACACCAAGCGCGAGGAGTTCAGGGACCGCATCATCGCGGCCATCGGCACCGACCTGAACGGTTACCACCTCGACGACGCCGCGATCGACCACCTCGAACAGACCCCGATGGTGCAGCTCGACCCGGCCAACGTGCTGGACGCCCAGGGCATCCGCAAGATCACCGAGTTGACCGCGCTGGAGCACATCCGCACCAACGACTTCCAGCGCAACGAGGAGATGGAGATCACCCGGCAGAACGTGGACGCTCGGGAGGCCGTACTGGAGTTGGAGCGCCGCCGGGCGGAGGCGGAGATCCGGCAGCGCAAGGGGATCGAGACGCTGCGCGCGCAGGAGGAGGCGGCCACGGCGCAGGTCCAGGAGGAGGAGCGGCTGCGGGCGCACGGTGCGCTGCTGCGGACCGAGGAACTGCTCGGCGTCCAGCGGGAGAACCAGCAGCGGGAGATCGCCGTCGCCGAGAAGAACCGCGAGCGGGTGATCGCCGTCGAGACCGAGCGGATCGAGAAGGACCGCCTGCTGGAGGTGGTCAACCGGGAGCGGGAGGTCGAGCTCTCCCGGGCCGAGATGGACCGGCAGGTCGAGGTGGAGCGCCGGGGCGTCGCCGAGGTGGTGCGCGAGCGGGTCGCGGTGGACCGTACGGTGGCCGAGCAGGAGGAGGAGATCAAGCGGGTCCGGGTGGTCCAGGAGGCCGAGCGGACCCGGCAGGCCGTGATCATCACGGCTGAGGCGGAGGCGCAGGAGCGGCTGGTCAAGGACATCAAGGGGGCCGAGGCCGCCGAGCAGGCCGCGCACTTCCGGGCCAGGGAGCAGCTGGTGCTGGCCGAGGCCGGGCAGAAGAGTGCCCAACTCGACGCGGCGGCTGCGGCCCTGACGGCGGAGGGCGAGCGGGCCAGGGCCGGTGCTGCCGGGCTGGCGCAGGCCGAGGTGGCGGAGCGTCAGGCGCTGGCCGAGGCGGCCGGGATCCGGGCCCGACTGGAGGGGGAGGCCGAGGGCCTGAAGCAGAAGGCGGCGGCGATCGAGAAGGTCGGCCTCGCCGAGGCGGCGGTCACCGAGAGCAAGGCGCTCGCGGAGGCCGTCGGCATCAGGGAGCGGCTGCTGGGCGAGGCCGCCGGGCTCAAGGAGAAGGCGGTGGCGATGGCCGCGCTGGACGAGGTGTCCCGGGCGCACGAGGAGTTCCGGCTGCGACTGGCCGCCGACAAGGAGATCAGGCTGGCCGCTCTGGAGGTCCAGCAGAAGGTCGCCGAGGCCCAGGCGGCGGTGCTGGCGGCCGGGTTGGAGAGCGCGGACATCGACATCGTCGGCGGGGACAGCGTGTTCCTGGAGCGGCTGGTCGGCGCGGTGTCCTTCGGCAAGGGCATCGACGGTGTGGTCCGGAGCTCGGAGACCGTGCAGACGCTGGGTGCGGAGTGGCTCGGTGGGGACCGGAGCTTCGGGGCGGACGCGACCGAGGTGCTCGGTTCGCTGGCGGCGGGTGGGCCGTGGAACCTCGCGATGCTGCTGAAGCTGCTCGGTACCAACGGAGTTGACGCCACGGTGCCGATCGCGCCGGTGCCGGCCGCCACGGTGCAGTCGGCCAACGGCAGCGCCAAGTAA